The Streptomyces pactum genome contains a region encoding:
- a CDS encoding calcium homeostasis/redox stress adaptation protein, with product MGVSLSKGGNVSLTKEAPGLTAVIVGLGWDIRTTTGTDFDLDASALLLNSGGKVASDAHFIFFNNLKSPDGSVEHTGDNLTGEGEGDDEQIKIDLATVPADVEKITFPVSIYDAENRQQSFGQVRNAFIRVVNQAGGAEIARYDLSEDASTETAMVFGELYRHGAEWKFRAIGQGYASGLRGIAQDFGVNV from the coding sequence GTGGGAGTCAGCCTCAGCAAGGGCGGCAACGTTTCGCTGACCAAGGAGGCCCCCGGCCTGACCGCGGTCATCGTCGGTCTGGGGTGGGACATCCGCACCACGACCGGCACCGACTTCGACCTCGACGCCAGCGCGCTGCTGCTGAACAGCGGCGGCAAGGTCGCCAGTGACGCGCACTTCATCTTCTTCAACAACCTCAAGAGCCCCGACGGATCGGTCGAGCACACCGGTGACAACCTCACCGGTGAGGGCGAGGGCGACGACGAGCAGATCAAGATCGACCTCGCCACCGTGCCCGCCGACGTCGAGAAGATCACCTTCCCGGTCTCGATCTACGACGCCGAGAACCGCCAGCAGTCCTTCGGCCAGGTGCGCAACGCGTTCATCCGCGTCGTCAACCAGGCCGGCGGCGCCGAGATCGCCCGCTACGACCTGAGTGAGGACGCCTCGACGGAGACCGCCATGGTCTTCGGCGAGCTGTACCGGCACGGTGCGGAGTGGAAGTTCCGCGCCATCGGCCAGGGCTACGCCTCCGGCCTGCGCGGTATCGCCCAGGACTTCGGCGTGAACGTCTGA
- a CDS encoding TerD family protein, translated as MGVTLAKGGNVSLSKAAPNLTQVLVGLGWDARSTTGAPFDLDASALVCGGGRVLGDEWFVFYNQLKSPDGSVEHTGDNLTGEGDGDDESVLVDLSGVPAQCDKIVFPVSIHMADERGQTFGQVSNAFIRVVNQADGQELARYDLSEDASTETAMIFGELYRYQGEWKFRAVGQGYASGLRGIALDFGVNVS; from the coding sequence ATGGGCGTCACGCTTGCCAAGGGAGGCAACGTCTCCCTGTCCAAGGCCGCACCGAACCTCACACAGGTACTGGTCGGGCTGGGCTGGGACGCGCGTTCCACCACCGGAGCACCCTTCGACCTCGATGCCAGCGCACTGGTGTGCGGCGGCGGCCGGGTGCTCGGCGACGAGTGGTTCGTCTTCTACAACCAGCTCAAGAGCCCGGACGGATCGGTCGAGCACACCGGCGACAATCTCACCGGTGAGGGCGACGGTGACGACGAGTCGGTGCTGGTCGACCTCTCCGGGGTGCCCGCCCAGTGCGACAAGATCGTCTTCCCGGTGTCGATCCATATGGCCGACGAGCGCGGCCAGACCTTCGGCCAGGTCAGCAACGCGTTCATCCGGGTCGTCAACCAGGCCGACGGCCAGGAACTCGCCCGCTACGACCTCAGCGAGGACGCCTCCACGGAGACCGCGATGATCTTCGGCGAGCTCTATCGCTATCAGGGCGAGTGGAAGTTCCGTGCCGTGGGGCAGGGGTACGCGTCGGGGCTCCGGGGCATCGCTCTAGACTTCGGGGTCAACGTTTCGTAA
- a CDS encoding DUF475 domain-containing protein, giving the protein MVLKTFGWSFAVTALGLVAAVFYGGWAAFGIVAILSVLEISLSFDNAVVNAGILKKMNAFWQKIFLTIGILIAVFGMRLVFPVVIVAVSASLGPIEAVDLALTDKDRYQELVTDAHPSIAAFGGMFLLMIFLDFIFEDRDIKWLGRLERPLSKLGKVDMLSACIALIVLLISALTFGAHAHQHGGTHADKAETVLLSGIAGLITYLVVGGLSGFFEDKLEEEEEREHEAEEQAERAGKPKSAVKLAGKAAFFMFLYLEVLDASFSFDGVIGAFAITNDIVLMALGLGIGAMYVRSLTVYLVREGTLDDYVYLEHGAHYAIGALAVVLLVTIQYEINEFITGMIGVVLIGASFWSSVRRNKRLAAAGGDGGKEKAEVSSGV; this is encoded by the coding sequence GTGGTTCTGAAAACCTTCGGGTGGTCGTTCGCGGTCACCGCGCTCGGCCTGGTGGCCGCGGTCTTCTACGGGGGGTGGGCCGCCTTCGGCATCGTGGCGATCCTGTCCGTCCTGGAGATCTCGCTGTCCTTCGACAACGCGGTGGTCAACGCCGGGATTTTGAAGAAGATGAATGCCTTCTGGCAGAAGATCTTCCTCACCATCGGCATCCTGATCGCCGTCTTCGGCATGCGCCTGGTCTTCCCGGTCGTCATCGTCGCGGTCAGCGCGTCGCTCGGGCCGATCGAGGCCGTCGACCTCGCGCTCACCGACAAGGACCGCTACCAGGAGCTGGTGACGGACGCCCATCCGTCGATCGCCGCCTTCGGTGGCATGTTCCTCCTCATGATCTTCCTCGACTTCATCTTCGAGGACCGGGACATCAAGTGGCTCGGCCGGCTGGAGCGCCCGCTGTCCAAGCTCGGCAAGGTCGACATGCTGTCGGCCTGCATCGCCCTGATCGTGCTGCTGATCTCCGCGCTCACTTTCGGCGCCCACGCCCACCAGCACGGCGGCACCCACGCCGACAAGGCGGAGACGGTCCTGCTCTCCGGTATCGCCGGCCTGATCACCTACCTGGTCGTCGGCGGTCTCTCCGGCTTCTTCGAGGACAAGCTCGAGGAAGAGGAGGAGCGCGAGCACGAGGCCGAGGAGCAGGCCGAACGCGCCGGCAAGCCCAAGTCGGCCGTCAAGCTGGCCGGCAAGGCCGCGTTCTTCATGTTCCTCTACCTCGAGGTCCTGGACGCGTCGTTCTCCTTCGACGGCGTCATCGGCGCCTTCGCCATCACCAACGACATCGTCCTGATGGCCCTCGGCCTCGGTATCGGCGCCATGTACGTGCGGTCCCTGACCGTCTACCTGGTCCGCGAGGGCACCCTCGACGACTACGTCTACCTGGAGCACGGCGCCCACTACGCCATCGGCGCCCTCGCCGTCGTCCTGCTGGTGACCATCCAGTACGAGATCAACGAGTTCATCACCGGCATGATCGGCGTGGTCCTGATCGGCGCCTCCTTCTGGTCCTCCGTCCGCCGCAACAAGCGGCTCGCGGCGGCCGGCGGAGACGGCGGCAAGGAGAAGGCGGAGGTCTCCTCCGGGGTGTGA